The Arachis duranensis cultivar V14167 chromosome 2, aradu.V14167.gnm2.J7QH, whole genome shotgun sequence genome has a window encoding:
- the LOC107475179 gene encoding UPF0481 protein At3g47200, protein MRTLDKSKDEIEWMIPVEVMLGSLDHGEVQACSILRIPDEIRGPKQECYKPKLVSVGPLHRGATRQILLMEEPKWRYAKSFLDRKVQNNQGGQKKQESGPRERGKEILKLDKVVRASYGGDLDLDPHDLAKIMLVDGCFLLELLHKLGEYMDPQTNQREAFSSDPFLETEEKVQCVLNDISMLENQIPFIVLKKLYNSVFPENNNKGVAEDHRVADVMRKAFGYHSKDRHGSAHMLHLMHLSTVEEDNNQEAKRLRQACRELKRCATRLRAAGITIKPTNSNSIANGNVNASTSVNNQHKLVDIFDFNISFNEQDKILEIPALHIKETTEARWRNLIAWEQSRIWIRGKYASYALFFQTLICCEHDLKFLEKKGVIVNESKKSNAEIMTMFRTISDGVDHMDSSYSDHCKKLNAHRTTLVTKAFREWPIITWHRCRHVLETLVFYWWNWLGILIRDHIPTVWKFFGVVAAIVLLVLTIMQTYYSAKQTHYSAEQARNATSGS, encoded by the exons ATGAGGACTCTTGACAAG TCGAAGGACGAAATTGAATGGATGATTCCCGTTGAAGTGATGCTGGGGTCACTTGACCACGGAGAAGTTCAAGCGTGCAGCATTTTAAGAATCCCAGACGAGATTCGAGGCCCAAAACAAGAATGCTACAAGCCAAAATTGGTGTCTGTAGGACCCTTACACAGGGGAGCCACAAGGCAGATTCTCTTAATGGAAGAACCCAAATGGCGCTACGCCAAGTCCTTCCTTGACCGCAAGGTGCAAAACAACCAAGGAGGACAGAAAAAACAAGAATCAGGACCCCGAGAGAGGGGTAAGGAAATTCTCAAGCTTGACAAGGTGGTTCGCGCTTCCTACGGCGGTGACCTCGACTTGGATCCCCACGACCTCGCCAAAATCATGTTG GTGGATGGCTGTTTCTTGCTAGAACTTCTCCATAAGCTTGGGGAATACATGGATCCACAGACAAACCAGCGCGAAGCTTTTTCCAGTGACCCATTCCTAGAGACAGAGGAGAAGGTGCAGTGTGTGCTGAATGATATTTCAATGCTGGAAAATCAGATCCCTTTCATTGTTCTCAAGAAGTTGTACAATAGTGTCTTccctgaaaacaacaacaaggGGGTTGCAGAAGATCATCGTGTGGCCGATGTCATGCGTAAAGCCTTTGGTTACCATTCAAAAGACCGGCATGGTTCGGCTCATATGCTTCACTTAATGCACTTGTCCACAGTTGAAGAAGACAACAATCAAGAAGCCAAACGATTGAGACAAGCATGCCGAGAACTAAAGCGATGCGCTACTAGGCTTCGAGCTGCAGGAATAACCATTAAACCAACAAATAGCAACAGCATTGCAAATGGTAATGTCAATGCTAGTACTAGTGTTAACAATCAGCATAAGCTTGTGGACATATTTGATTTTAACATAAGTTTCAATGAGCAAGACAAGATACTCGAAATACCGGCTTTGCATATTAAGGAAACAACCGAAGCGAGATGGAGAAACTTGATTGCTTGGGAGCAGAGCAGAATTTGGATAAGAGGCAAGTACGCTTCCTATGCTTTGTTCTTCCAAACTTTGATATGCTGTGAGCATGACCTCAAGTTTCTGGAGAAAAAGGGAGTGATAGTGAATGAGTCCAAGAAGAGCAATGCTGAAATTATGACAATGTTTCGCACCATCTCTGATGGTGTTGATCACATGGATTCAAGTTACAGTGATCACTGTAAGAAACTTAATGCACACCGGACTACATTGGTCACAAAAGCGTTTCGCGAATGGCCTATAATCACTTGGCATAGGTGCAGGCATGTTCTTGAGACTCTTGTGTTCTATTGGTGGAACTGGCTAGGAATTTTGATACGCGATCATATCCCAACAGTGTGGAAATTTTTCGGCGTTGTGGCCGCGATTGTGTTGCTTGTTCTCACCATTATGCAGACATATTATTCAGCTAAGCAGACACATTATTCAGCTGAGCAGGCACGTAATGCAACTAGTGGCTCTTAG
- the LOC107475294 gene encoding uncharacterized protein LOC107475294 isoform X2 yields MPKGKESHRGARVFLKRSKPYTATDGGYHDYFRKAVDDCINSSSSTDAVAATHSDHSMMSLNTNNSDEKIDGIVDLKSMGLQAAEELSKRPKNGQIYASVKADFESINARLKNLSLSLGEPSSIDEGIEIADAASLLKLLDKSNREIDMAGEMAQKGVLLMVHAQIMLKKGGIYHQHCFSEAC; encoded by the exons ATGCCAAAAGGTAAAGAAAGCCACCGCGGAGCTCGAGTTTTCCTTAAAAGATCAAAGCCATATACGGCCACCGATGGCGGTTATCATGATTATTTCCGCAAGGCtgtggatgattgcatcaacaGTAGTAGTTCTACTGATGCTGTTGCTGCTACCCACTCTGACCACTCCATGATGAGTCTTAACACCAACAATAGCG ATGAGAAAATTGATGGGATCGTTGACTTGAAGTCAATGGGTCTACAAGCAGCTGAGGAACTATCCAAGAGACCCAAAAATGGTCAAATCTATGCATCGGTAAAAGCAGATTTTGAAAGCATAAACGCACGCTTGAAGAATCTGTCCTTGTCTCTTGGAGAACCCAGTTCCATCGATGAGGGAATTGAGATAGCTGATGCTGCTTCATTGTTAAAGCTTTTGGACAAGTCAAACCGTGAGATTGACATGGCTGGGGAAATGGCTCAAAAGGGTGTCCTTTTGATGGTTCATGCACAAATCATGCTTAAGAAAG GAGGGATTTATCATCAACATTGCTTTAGTGAAGCTTGCTAG
- the LOC107475294 gene encoding uncharacterized protein LOC107475294 isoform X1, whose amino-acid sequence MPKGKESHRGARVFLKRSKPYTATDGGYHDYFRKAVDDCINSSSSTDAVAATHSDHSMMSLNTNNSDEKIDGIVDLKSMGLQAAEELSKRPKNGQIYASVKADFESINARLKNLSLSLGEPSSIDEGIEIADAASLLKLLDKSNREIDMAGEMAQKGVLLMVHAQIMLKKGQELLDQSKLKLRCL is encoded by the exons ATGCCAAAAGGTAAAGAAAGCCACCGCGGAGCTCGAGTTTTCCTTAAAAGATCAAAGCCATATACGGCCACCGATGGCGGTTATCATGATTATTTCCGCAAGGCtgtggatgattgcatcaacaGTAGTAGTTCTACTGATGCTGTTGCTGCTACCCACTCTGACCACTCCATGATGAGTCTTAACACCAACAATAGCG ATGAGAAAATTGATGGGATCGTTGACTTGAAGTCAATGGGTCTACAAGCAGCTGAGGAACTATCCAAGAGACCCAAAAATGGTCAAATCTATGCATCGGTAAAAGCAGATTTTGAAAGCATAAACGCACGCTTGAAGAATCTGTCCTTGTCTCTTGGAGAACCCAGTTCCATCGATGAGGGAATTGAGATAGCTGATGCTGCTTCATTGTTAAAGCTTTTGGACAAGTCAAACCGTGAGATTGACATGGCTGGGGAAATGGCTCAAAAGGGTGTCCTTTTGATGGTTCATGCACAAATCATGCTTAAGAAAGGTCAGGAACTACTTGACCAGAGCAAACTCAAGTTACGATGCCTTTGA
- the LOC107475178 gene encoding 30S ribosomal protein S31, chloroplastic has translation MVLSSAMASLLLASPPPFSTQLHTSSSSHLSFSHSQTLSPSPLSTSSLSVSHSAATSSSPSPIPYVYCGRGDKKTAKGKRFNHSFGNARPRDKKKGRGPPRLFSPPAPTKKDRFEDNEVVKIEIDESLFTS, from the exons ATGGTGTTATCCTCAGCCATGGCTTCACTGCTTCTAGCTTCACCTCCACCATTCTCCACTCAACTCcacacttcttcctcttctcacCTTTCTTTCTCTCACTCCCAAACCCTCTCCCCTTCACCACTCTCCACTTCTTCTCTTTCAGTTTCACACTCTGCAGCGacttcctcttctccttctccaaTTCCTTATG TCTACTGTGGCAGAGGTGACAAGAAAACTGCAAAGGGAAAGCGCTTCAACCATTCATTCGGAAAT GCAAGGCCAAGGGACAAGAAAAAGGGTAGAGGACCACCGAGGCTGTTTTCTCCGCCGGCGCCTACGAAGAAGGATCGTTTCGAAGATAATGAAGTGGtgaagattgaaattgatgagtCTCTCTTTACTAGCTGA
- the LOC107475176 gene encoding uncharacterized protein At4g19900, whose protein sequence is MFDPRHLKSAKLLLSSLFIFSAIIFVIHAYSIIYHDFLHSATYKEPSENLQAQSHRFKEQIRPTLSNLPLHSIQEENDRIQAGNQNDLVAPLGVTELERIAWFRKNLHKFDILKSNNSTRRFHSRVLEFFSRECEAQFFMTWISPAGSFGVRELMSVESVFKVHPSACLVILSRTLETTHGYTVLKPLLDSRFKVQVVTPDLPFLFKGTPAEAWFRELIKGAQSMDLRSKHWTRLNNAVLIFDMKHPLLHEFISEFALTFDGNKWGHNGPYLVSRVIKRLLKRPGFIFKILPPMAFYPADWNKIRGFLRKPKTQTESKWVEAKVLQLRAETYGIHLWNKQSRRLTIEDGSVIGKLALNHCIICNHIFSS, encoded by the exons ATGTTTGACCCTAGACACCTTAAAAGTGCCAAGTTACTTTTATCCTCTCTTTTCATATTCTCTGCCATAATTTTTGTTATCCATGCATATAGTATTATCTACCATGATTTCCTACACTCTGCTACATATAAAGAACCTTCAGAGAATTTGCAAGCTCAGAGTCACAGATTCAAAGAGCAAATAAGACCAACACTTTCTAATCTGCCTTTACACTCCATTCAAGAAGAGAATGATAGAATTCAAGCTGGAAATCAGAATGACTTGGTTGCTCCACTCGGTGTGACAGAATTAGAGAGAATAGCTTGGTTTCGGAAAAACCTGCACAAGTTTGATATTCTCAAGTCAAACAATTCGACCCGAAGATTTCACAGCAGAGTTCTAGAATTCTTCAGCCGTGAATGCGAGGCTCAGTTTTTCATGACTTGGATTTCGCCGGCAGGCTCGTTTGGTGTAAGAGAATTGATGTCCGTGGAAAGTGTTTTTAAGGTTCATCCCAGCGCATGCCTTGTAATTCTGTCAAGAACTTTGGAGACCACGCACGGCTACACAGTGCTGAAACCGTTGCTTGACAGTAGGTTCAAGGTTCAGGTCGTGACCCCAGACTTGCCTTTTCTGTTCAAAGGGACACCGGCCGAAGCTTGGTTTCGTGAGTTAATAAAAG GAGCACAAAGCATGGATTTAAGATCTAAGCATTGGACTAGATTAAATAATGCTGTTCTGATTTTCGATATGAAACATCCACTTCTTCACGAATTCATTAGTGAATTTGCATTGACTTTTGATGGAAACAAATGGGGGCATAATGGTCCATACCTGGTTTCTAGAGTGATCAAGAGGCTGCTGAAAAGACCCGGTTTCATATTTAAGATCTTGCCACCTATGGCTTTCTATCCAGCTGATTGGAATAAGATAAGGGGGTTTCTCAGGAAGCCGAAAACTCAAACTGAATCGAAATGGGTAGAAGCCAAAGTGCTTCAGCTCCGTGCGGAGACTTATGGGATTCATCTATGGAACAAGCAAAGCAGAAGATTGACAATAGAAGATGGAAGTGTCATAGGAAAACTTGCATTAAATCATTGTATCATTTGCAACCATATATTTAGTTCTTAG